One genomic segment of Mycoplasmopsis agalactiae PG2 includes these proteins:
- a CDS encoding HAD-IIB family hydrolase, which produces MKNVVKPKIIFVDLDGTTIDLKINGHKRISAENLEYIKKAREAGIEVVVSTGRPPTKPSNVFLEPMQCLDNFIAWNGAYIKQDGKAIHFGKFEKGDVEKIYSEIVKHGISVIFNSDTKDLAFTHNWLISIALRWTRGKAKRYKHFKNDTEINKMVLWHPCKKKLYAFAMMLKERFRETCEIAFTGNRNEVLELTPTGSTKGLAEIAYAKARGVSPEECVHIGDTLNDATCVNRVGQLIAMKNSTQSLKNIADVISPFTNKKAGLGKTIEHFFLK; this is translated from the coding sequence ATGAAAAATGTAGTTAAACCTAAGATCATTTTTGTTGATTTAGATGGCACAACCATAGATTTAAAAATTAATGGTCATAAAAGAATTAGTGCTGAAAATTTAGAGTACATAAAAAAAGCTAGAGAAGCAGGAATTGAAGTTGTTGTTTCAACAGGCAGACCGCCAACTAAGCCATCAAATGTGTTTTTAGAACCAATGCAATGTTTAGATAATTTCATTGCTTGGAATGGAGCTTACATTAAGCAAGATGGTAAGGCGATTCACTTTGGTAAGTTTGAAAAAGGTGATGTTGAGAAAATATATAGTGAAATAGTTAAGCACGGCATTAGTGTGATTTTTAACTCTGACACAAAGGATTTAGCTTTCACACACAATTGATTAATATCAATTGCATTACGCTGAACTAGGGGCAAGGCAAAAAGATATAAACATTTCAAAAATGACACTGAAATTAACAAAATGGTGCTTTGACACCCATGCAAGAAAAAGTTATATGCTTTTGCAATGATGCTAAAGGAAAGATTCAGAGAAACCTGTGAAATAGCCTTTACAGGCAATCGCAATGAGGTTTTAGAACTTACACCAACAGGCTCAACTAAAGGCTTAGCAGAAATAGCTTATGCTAAAGCCAGAGGTGTTAGTCCTGAAGAATGTGTGCACATTGGCGATACATTAAATGACGCAACATGTGTTAACCGTGTTGGACAATTAATTGCTATGAAAAACTCAACCCAGAGTCTTAAAAATATTGCTGATGTTATTTCCCCATTTACGAATAAAAAAGCCGGATTGGGAAAAACCATTGAACACTTTTTTCTTAAATAA